In Oenanthe melanoleuca isolate GR-GAL-2019-014 chromosome 10, OMel1.0, whole genome shotgun sequence, a single window of DNA contains:
- the STRA6 gene encoding receptor for retinol uptake STRA6, protein MASNGSAGIRDSPLEPGIFLDEDLGSDWYIYESTESTPQDDLFPEAIPECHPTISPRMYHTIMAPISLAVILALSFLVKRRRLYLNCWNGVPGLLSPGNFLEEEVPRGPAAAVFGALLSSLCQLLLDKDPLPLAGPSAPSARELWKVLALLYYPLLYAPLLACAGPRHRLGYGAGALLAWAHCAAHLGHRLQCPLATKIHRLYSLLSHVPILLSLSLLSVWYPALLVRSLRRGDSSEPEIPGKSYYRKYLKAVLSKRGRKESSAKIEESLWSRIRSYLLSYVYIPEEGFRIPLKLVVSLTVAVIAVYQVAVLLLVAVVPTLQIVRAGMTKDVVVLLVQFGLVPSDSPAVPGDMEKELATVRHYLWSLEVCYICSLALCCLLTCAMLLRSLGMHRSNLRALYQGAVLDVFSKAHILRPSREAVVCWIAFSAFQAAFACLGLLIQQVIFFLCSVAFTFLVVIPLQAGTSSPLFGIIRNMWPFWLTLVLAMLVQHLLARSQFLEQHSLQKEITNRRALSIVTFLLFPTNVLLGALAGVWRVVISGLYNAVHLCRLDISLLQRGVETFDPGYHTYCHYLKVEVSQCHPLLRAFCLLLLQPGRARPQAAPRDTHLEEGLQLMHPHPTAPGRARPRRLRARWWVAYTLLRNPSLGASRKTALADPAANGPQLGAPRP, encoded by the exons ATGGCCTCCAACGGCTCCGCAGGAATTCGGGATTCCCCCCTGGAACCGGGAATTTTCCTGGATGAGGATCTGGGATCCGACTGGTACATCTACGAATCCACGGAATCCACACCCCAGGATGA cctttttccCGAAGCCATCCCGGAATGCCATCCCACAATTTCCCCCCGGATGTACCACACCATCATGGCTCCCATTTCC ctGGCCGTGATCCTGGCCTTGTCCTTCCTGGTCAAGCGCCGCCGGCTTTACCTGAACTGCTGGAACGGCGTCCCGGGATTGCTCAG CCCCGGGAATTtcctggaggaggaggtgccgcggggcccggccgccgccgtGTTCGGGGCGCTGCTCTCCTcgctgtgccagctgctgctggacaagGACCCGCTGCCCCTCGCCGGCCCCAGCGCGCCCAGCGCCCGCG AGCTCTGGAAGGTGCTGGCGCTGCTCTACTACCCGCTGCTGTACGCGCCCCTGCTGGCCTGCGCGGGGCCGCGGCACCGCCTGGGCTACGGGGCGGGCGCGCTGCTGGCCTGGGCGCACTGCGCCGCGCACCTGGGCCACCGcctgcagtgtcccctggcCACCAAG ATCCACCGGCTGTACTCGCtgctgtcccatgtccccatcctgctgtccctgtccctgctgagtgTCTGGTACCCGGCGCTGCTCGTGCGCAGCCTGCGCCGAGGGGACAGCTCCGAGCCGGAG ATTCCCGGGAAAAGCTATTACAGGAAGTACCTCAAGGCTGTGCTGTCCAAGCggggcaggaaggagag CTCAGCCAAGATCGAGGAGAGCCTCTGGTCCCGGATCCGCTCCTACCTGCTCTCCTATGTCTACATTCCCGAGGAAG GATTCCGGATCCCGCTGAAGCTGGTGGTGTCCCTCACCGTGGCCGTCATCGCCGTCTaccag gtggccgtgctgctgctggtggccgtTGTCCCCACGCTGCAGATCGTCCGGGCGGGAATGACCAAGGACgtggtggtgctgctggtgcagttCGGGCTGGTGCCCTCGGACAgcccggccgtgcccggggACATGGAGAAGGAGCTGGCCACCGTCCGCCACTACCTGTGGTCGCTGGAAG TCTGCTACATCTGCTCGCTGGCgctgtgctgcctgctcacCTGCGCCATGCTGCTCCGCAGCCTCGGCATGCACAG GTCCAACCTGCGGGCGCTGTACCAGGGCGCCGTGCTGGACGTGTTTTCCAAGGCTCACATCCTGCGCCCTTCCCGGGAAGCCGTGGTCTGCTGGATCGCCTTCTCCGCCTTCCAGGCGGCCTTCGCCTGCCTGG GTCTCCTGATCCAGCAGgtgattttcttcctctgctccgTGGCCTTCACCTTCCTGGTGGTGATCCCGCTCCAGGCCGGCACCAGCTCCCCGCTCTTCGGGATCATCCGGAACATGTG GCCCTTCTGGCTGACCCTGGTGCTGGCCATGCTCGTGCAGCATCTCCTGGCTCGTTCCCAGTTCCTggagcagcattccctgcagAAGGAGATCACCAACAG GCGCGCCCTGTCCATCGTCaccttcctgctcttccccacCAACGTCCTGCTGGGCGCCCTGGCCGGCGTGTGGCGCGTGGTCATCTCCGGCCTCTACAACGCCGTCCACCTGTGCCGGCTGGACATCAGCCTGCTGCAGCGCGGCGTGGAGACCTTCGACCCAG GGTACCACACCTACTGCCACTACCTGAAGGTGGAGGTgagccagtgccaccccctgctGAGAGCgttctgcctcctgctgctccagcccggCCGCGCACGGCCACAGGCAGCGCCCCGGGACACACACCTGGAGGAAg GCCTGCAGCTGATGCACCCCCACCCCACGGCCccggggcgggcgcggccgcggcggctccgggcgcGCTGGTGGGTGGCGTACACGCTGCTGCGCAACCCCTCGCTGGGCGCCTCCCGCAAAACCGCGCTGGCCGACCCCGCCGCCAACGGCCCCCAGCTCGGCGCGCCCCGGCCCTGA